The sequence GAGCTGGGCGTGGAGGCGATGTCGCTCTACCACCACGTACCGAACAAGGACGCGATCCTCGACGGCGTGGTCGACATGGTGTTCGCGGCGATCGAGCTGCCCGGTGCCGAGTGCGACGATTGGCGCGACGCGATCCGCGCGCGGGCTTCCTCTGCGCGTGTGGTCTTGTCGCAGCACAGCTGGGCTCTCGGCCTCATGGACTCCCGTCGCAACCCGGGGACGGCGACGCTGCGCCACCACGATGCCGTCCTCGGTGTCTTACGGGAGGCGGGGTTCACGCTGCCGATGGCCGCGCACGCCGTCTCGCTCATCGACAGCTACATCGGCGGGTTCGTCCTTCAGGAGGCGAACCTGCCGGTGACGACGCCGGACGATGTCGAGGAAGTGGCCGGCAGTATCCTCAAGCACCTGCCGGCGGACGAATACCCGTACCTCACGGAGATGATCGTCGACCACGCCCTGCGACCGGGCTACGACCACACGAGCGAGTTCGGCTACGGCCTGGCCCTCATTCTGGATGCGCTCGAAGCTCGCCGGAGGCAGAGCCCCGACACCGCCACGTGAGACGCACCTCGCCTCTGCTGCCGAAGCAAGCCGGCCCGGCGCTCGTGTAGGCCCAGCACTCCCGAAGCTCCGGTGAGCCGCAAAGACATTCCAGGGGTTCGGGTGTCAAGCAGCGGCATCGTCGTGGTGTGGCCAAGCGGTGGCCTCCTCGTAGAGGGTGCCGGTCTTGAGGTACCCGTGCAGGGTCTTCCTGCCGTCGGGCGTGCTGTAAATCAGCGTCCCGTAGCCTCTCATGCTGCCGTTGTGGTTGAGGAGGGTGCCGGCGCAGTCCGGGCCCGTGTCCTGCGTGTACACCCCGAGGAGGTCGAAGAGGCCGCCGCTCTGGGCGTGCGGCTTGCGCATCTCCAGCAGCTCCGGTGGCTTCGGCTCCGGCCAGATCTGGAACCCCGCCCGGCCCCATATGACCGGCACCCACTTCGCCGACCACGCGACGCTGGTCGCACTGGCGGCTGAGGCCGGATTCCCCGTCGACGTCGCCCGGTCGCTGCTGCGGGGCGACGACTACGCCGAAGCCGTACGCGCCGATGAGGGCGCGGCGCGCCGCCACGGCCTGGGACGCAGAGCGCCCCGGTTGTTGCGGGCATTCCGGAAGGAAAACGTCCGGAACCGGTCCTAGCATGCGGGCCATGACCGACGACACCGTCATCAACGAGCCGTCCCTGACCGCCGGCGAAGTCGAGATGCTGCTGTTCGCCCTCGACCGCTCCCGTGCCACATTCGCCTGGAAGACCGGCGGCCTGGACGCCGGCGCCCTGAACCGGCCGCACCCGCCGAGCACGATGACCCTGGCCGGGTTGATCAAGCACCTGACCCGGGTCGAGGAAGAGACGGCGGCCTGGCGCCTGTTCGGGGAGCGGCCCGCGCCGCCCTGGGACACCGCCGAACACGGCTGGGAATGGGAAGCCGCCGCCGCCGACACGCCCGACGAGCTCTACACCCGCTGGCGCGAGGCCGTCGCCCGCACCCGGGCCGCCGTGGCCGAGGTGCTGGCCGACGGCGGCCTCGACCGGCCCGCCGGGTTCACCGTCACCGAGGACGGCCGATCGCCCAACGTGCGCCGTATCCTGGTCGACGTCCACGACGAATACGCCCGGCACGTCGGCCACGCGGACCTGTTCCGCGAGGCGATCGACGGCCTGGTGGGCGAGGACCCGCCCCAGCCGGACTAGGAGCTGTTTGGGGTTCGGATCATGTGGCTGAAGTGAGGAGCTTCAGCCACATGACCGACCCTCGAAGGTAGAGTCCAGCCTCGTAGCTTTCCGGGGCTTTGTCATAGCGGGTCGCCAGACCACGCCATGTCTTGATCTTCTGGAAGCAGCGTTCAACGGTGTTGCGCTCCTTGTAGAGATCGGTGTCGTGGCTGATGGGTCGGCCGCCCCGGCTGCCTTTCTTCTTGCGGTTGGCGGCCTGGTCCTTCTTTTCTGGGATGACTGCCTTGACGCGGCGTTTCCTCAGGTAGGAGCGGTTGGCGCGGGACGAGTACGCCTTGTCCGCGGCGACCGCACCCGGCCGGGTGCGGGGCCGGCCGATCGGACCGGGGATGCGAATCTTGTCCAAGACGGTGATGAACCGCGGGCAGTCGGCGGCTTGGCCGGGCGTGAGCACGAAAGCCAGCGGTAGCCCGGCGGCGTCAACCGCGGCATGGACCTTGCTGCTCAGTCCGCCTCGGGATCGGCCAAGCCCGGCAGCCTTGGCCCGGGCCTCGCGGCGACGCCGCGTGGCAGCACGATTCGGCGCGGGCGACGCGTCCGCGCCGGGTGCGACCTGCGGCGCATCACCCGCAGCACCGGCGGCTGCTGTGCAAGCGGAGCCCCCTTTTCCTCGGTCAGCGCCTGCTCCAGCGCATCCAGACTCTCCCCGGCGACCGCCAGTCCGGCCGACTCCTGATGCGCCCGCACGATTGTTGAGTCCACGCTGACCAGCTCCAACCCGACCTGCCCGCGCGAGGCGGCCTCGGCGATCAGCGCGTCCATCAGAGTCTGGAACACCCCGGCTTTGGCCCAGCCGTTGAACCGGGAGTAGAGCGTGGACCACGGCCCATAGCGTTCCGGGACATCACGCCAGCCGGATCCGGTGCGAAAGCGCCACAGGATTCCGTTGAACTGATCACG comes from Streptosporangium roseum DSM 43021 and encodes:
- a CDS encoding TetR/AcrR family transcriptional regulator: MLEAAIRVADRGGVEAITMRRVAQELGVEAMSLYHHVPNKDAILDGVVDMVFAAIELPGAECDDWRDAIRARASSARVVLSQHSWALGLMDSRRNPGTATLRHHDAVLGVLREAGFTLPMAAHAVSLIDSYIGGFVLQEANLPVTTPDDVEEVAGSILKHLPADEYPYLTEMIVDHALRPGYDHTSEFGYGLALILDALEARRRQSPDTAT
- a CDS encoding DUF664 domain-containing protein; the protein is MTDDTVINEPSLTAGEVEMLLFALDRSRATFAWKTGGLDAGALNRPHPPSTMTLAGLIKHLTRVEEETAAWRLFGERPAPPWDTAEHGWEWEAAAADTPDELYTRWREAVARTRAAVAEVLADGGLDRPAGFTVTEDGRSPNVRRILVDVHDEYARHVGHADLFREAIDGLVGEDPPQPD